In Synchiropus splendidus isolate RoL2022-P1 chromosome 7, RoL_Sspl_1.0, whole genome shotgun sequence, the genomic window GCGCTAGGGAACTTTTATTTTCGCAATGCGTCAGTCAAATACACAAGATCCGTTTTCACTTGTGCGCAGTTACACGGAAGAAACGGGAGTCAGCGTTTCCTCGGAACCCAGCCTGCTGCTTCTCAGGAAGTCACGCACGAGACGTTGTTCCATGTCGATGGTTCAGACAGAGGGTTCGACATGCTGATTCTCCTGGGGATCTTCGGGGCCATGGCGAGCGCAGTGGCCGGTATGTCACTGAGAAGGTGTCTTTTACCTTCGGCGGCTAATTGTCCTATTTTGACGACAGGGAATAACTCGTGGCTCAAACTGGATTGTACCAACGACTTTGAAGAATTGATGACTTGTTACTTCGAGGCTGACAACTGCACGAAACACAGCGTTTCTCTCCAGGGAAACGACGGCCACAAGTAAGTGTAGTAGAGATTTCATCAGTGGTAAATACCGGAGTCAAGCCCGCACCAAAACGAAACTCCGCAATCCCACAGTGCTCGTGTAATGCGAGTATTACGGTAAGGCCAAAACGGAGTGATTTGAAAGTAAAATCCAACTCATTTGGTCCCGTGAAAGACACCCAGGAAGTTAGAAGTCAATTTCACGTGTCATTTCATAgtaaaagccttttgaaaaCCCTGCTTATTGAATGTGGATGTGTCCATATTTATAACACTATTTTGGAGAATTCCTTAGGATGACCACTGTTCCACTGGTCTAGACTCGAACTAGAGCATCTCTAGAAGAGAGGTAGACTAGGTGACGTCAGTAGATCGCACCAGAGTAAATCAGCGGTCACCCCATCGACATGAGTTTTGCAACCGGCTCTCACTTGACACATCATTGTTCAGTATCGTTCACAGATTACGGACTCACTTTAGTGAGGGTGTGTGCGCGGGTCTGAGTGCTCCCTGTACCGCTGTACTTGTAGTGACCTTATGCTTTTAagattaagcctcaatttgaggattgtTGCATCCGTTCTTGTGAGAGACTGGGCAAAGTATGAAAGTCAAGGCCTCTCGACGTATCGCCAGGATAAGGTGTGATTCGCTGTACTGAGGCTTCACGACACATACTCGGCCTTGACTGCAGTCAGGGCTTCACTGACAATGTAAAATGCCCACTTCTATCACTCTGAGCTCTGCTTGGCCATCGCGAGCGGAACTATACGCACCACAAAACCGGCAGCTGTAGACAGAAATCATTCTTTAAGTTCAGCAAATTATCTAGTGGTGTGATTGGCTGGAGTCAGGCTGGCGCAGCACAGCAGGCGGCGACTGCGGGGCCGGACACTGCGGGAAATCTCGCACAATGTAAACTGCCTTTAAGGTGCATCTGGACTCATTTGTGAAACAAGAGGAACACGTTGCTTGTGTATTGTAATATTCATACGTGATTATATAACCCTAGAATGAAGACGGGCACATGAACGGTCACCTATTATCTTGGAATCGAGGGTCCTGAGGAATGTCAATGAAAATGTGGAACAACGTGCTGACGGAATGAAAAGACTTGAGGCTCTGGACTGGATCTGATTTTTCACAGCAAGCAGGAAATAATTTGTGTATGATTGTGTACGAGTGCCATGTAAATAAATAGGTCGTAAGAACTTGAAAGTTACAGAGTACTTCCTCGTATTAGGACGTAGCTCTCCTCAACAGGAATGGAACAGCTCACCCAAGTGCTAGTAAGAGAGATAGCAACTTGAATTCAACTGACGATTGAAAAAATGCACATAGAAATGCCTTTCATTTGACTCCACATGAAATATCATTTAATTATCAGCTTCTATGCAATTTCGGAGAGTTTctttatatttaaacaaaatgtaTAATTTAACAAACGAAATAGTTTTAAAACAGcttaatttaatatatatatgttaatttttatatataatatgtatataaataacAAAGTCAATAGTCGCCGGTGGCTCTCTCATTTCTGTCGAGTTGCAGTTCAGTGTCACTCGCAGTAAGTTCCCAACCATGTGGTCGCACCACACCAACATCTCTGTCTGtgtcatttgttttgctgtgcACAAGCTTTAGATGTGCTTGTAACGCCGCGTCTGGCTTGTTGTTCCAGCAGCAGTCACAGGTCTCACATATAGGAGACATTGGTTTCCATTGTGGATTTGGTTGGACACATAAAACTTTTCACTCTGCAAAGAAGACACCAAAGTGTCCCTTGTCTGCTCCACAGACGGTGTGAGGCCCAGCGATGTTCCtctggaagctgctgctgctcgtttCACATCAACCCAATTTATGGAGAACATCATCAAGTTTCAGTGTGGAGAGAGCGAGAACAGCTCCTCCAAACCAAAGACATCAGCATCAAAAAGAGCGGTGAGTCTGGAGGTAAAAATACCAGCTCTGACAAGGAGAATCATCTCATAATTTTTGCCTTGAGCAGTTAAACCCAGGCCACCAAGGAACGTGTCAGTGACTGAGTCCAACGGGATCTTTCAAATCTTGTGGAAAAACAGCGGCAAGGAATCTTTGCTCAAGAGTCTGAGGCCCCAGGTGCTTTACCGTGACGGCGAAAGCCAGTGGGTATGGAACCCTCTCCTTCCTTTACCTGGTGTTGACAAGTGACTGAGTACGTGGCCAACAAGAAGCTGCTGTGACTCTCATCACTTGCCACCTTGTTGAGTGTTTTGTCCACTGGTGATTGTAGGTTTGAATGTTAATATGATTAGCACTCGCTGTGGAAATGAACTTCACCTTGTTTCGATTTTTAGGAAAATGCAAGCTGCCTGCTGTCAACCATCAACCAACATTCTGTCTGTGAAATGCGGGGGCAGGGCTTGAAACCCAGTTCCCGATACTGGGTCCGTGTGAGAAGTGTGTCCAGCTGGAGTGGTCTCTACAGCAACTGGAGTCAGGAGGTCCACTTCAACTCATGTGAGTCCACAGATTCAGGCCGTGTCACCAGCCGAGTCTTCCCATAATACTGAGACAACTCAACATGAGCAGGGCCATTTAGGTGTCACTGCCACGGTTACAAAAGATCCTGGAGGAAACCCTGTAAGAGTACCCCGGAGCTCATTCAGCAACAACTGTTCGTCTTATTGTAAATAGTGAATCAATATCTGGTGCTAAACGTCACCTGAACAAATGGTGTCAGTGTGACCAaaccatgttcatccatttGTGGGTAACTGCACCAAACGATGACACGCTGCCTGCTGTTCCTTCATGGACAACCTTTTAACTGCTGCAGaatattgtcttgaaagatTCATTGTTTTTATCTGTGAGAGGGAGGAGCTTATTTTCGCCCTTCCTCAACACGGTGACTCTGGATGATAAAGACGATGTGAATTTGCGGTCATTTCTGGCAAACACACTCACGTAGGACCGTTCCGTAGCCTTTACATGTGTCTTGGCGAACCGCTCACACACAATGAAGGGGAATTTCCAAAGACCCGTCCTGGATGTGAACTTGAATTTCGCTGAGATTTTACCAAGTTCTAAAACGTAACTCCTCTTGGATGAATGAAACGGAACCTTTTGGTGTGCACAACTACAAAGAGGCAAAAGTATAGGAACTGAGGGAGTGAGACGGAGCACCTGAACTCAAGCATACGGTTACATTATAAAATGCAGTTTCTAGCCACATGcgagtcagttttattttttatttcacaccaGTCTTTATCATCCTTGTCATTGATTGATGTTACTGATGAGTTGAAACCGGAAGTGTTGTGCTCAATTCATGGGTGAGAGTTAGAGCCTCGGCTTTAGACGCAGCTTGATGGCAGCTCACTTGACCCCGAGTCTCAGCTCTGGAGCTGAACCTCACCAATTCCAACTTCAGACTAAgctgtttaaatgcattttataaGTCTGATGTCCGCTGGACTACAGCAATGATATGGTCTTCTGGGCTGCCATGTAACCATGCTCACTGACAAGTAAAAGTGAGTCAAGCCTCCGCACCACAGGTGGCTGAGCCGATGATGTTAAATACCCATGTGATTTAGTGGGTGCTTTGACCTGCATCTGGAAACAACTCTTTCATGCTGCTGAAATTCATCTACTGATGCCAGGTAAAGGGTGTGAAAGAGGCTGGAGAGACTTTCCGCATGCGATCCAAGATCAACCTCACCTTTCTGTTTCAGTCACTTAGCACCCAGACTGATTTTTGAGAACGATGTGGAGCTTAACAAGTTCCAGGCTTAAACCACCATACTGATCATGGCTAACCAAGACGgctttgaaattattttatacCAAATGTTTATTACTAAAGTGACAAGCTGGTGGTTCCAGACAGGCTTCGTCTGATGACTTCTTTAGTTCAGTAaaaactcatttgttttcataagAAGACAACACTTCAAGTGAAGCGTGCACCGAATATAAATGAGTTTCATCAAGGCAGGTCTGTGCTAGAAAGTGCATAGCATGATGTCATCCACAAGATGTGTTTCCTCATGCATTTGACAGGTTTATCTGAAGAGTCATTtggacatgaaaatgaaaacatgactgtATGAAAGTGCATGGTGAAGTCACCAGAAGGTGGCAGCCGAGGTACCTGACACTGCGCTCACAGGAGACTGACAGGAGTCCTGTGTTCCAGCTGCCTCTGCTGATGTCCAGCTGACTTGGATGGTGATCGGTCTCAGTCTGAGTGTTGTCATCACCATTGCTGCTACATACTGGTGCTACTTGCAGTAAGTCCAGTGGAACCCTCCTCAGAAGTCATCCAGTCGTAACGCCTCAATTTGGTTTCAGGATCAGAAACAGGTGGTGGGACTCTGTGGGCGACTGCAAAAACTCCAGCCTTTTCAATCTGACAGCACGGGACCACAATGTGAGGCTGTTACGTTGGAAGCGTCACCGAAGAGTAGTCAGTAaccttgtgttgtgtgtgaactgcagctgctgaatCCAGAGCGGCCAGTCATCGTCAACCTCTGCGCAGAGCCTCGGTCCCAAATCAGTAGCTGGTCTGTTCTCATTCTTTCTCCATCCTTCTTGCCTCGGTTGCTCTAAAATGAAGCTTGAAAGAAAATGTTGGTCACATTTGTGCTCTGACTTTCCCTCCCCTCATCAGTGATCTGCATTAATGTGAACGATAAATGTATGATATGTAACTggatgtcttcctctccttctttttaACCACCTCCCTaacatgtctctctctctctgatctactgctcTTTGATCTTGTCCTTCCTGGTCCTGGTTCATGTCTCGTCTGTCGGCTCCGAGGGTGCGATCATACTAAGGCCATTTCATCTGTGCCATGCTATTGTCAGAAGCATCCCCCTCAGGCCTGCGGTCACACGCCTCGAACTGCTTCGTCGTCACTCTGAATGCTGTAAAGTGCCTCACATGTAACGTCATCATTAATGACTTTTTGTTTCTGCGTCCGCGCAAGTCAGTTGCTCAATGGAGAGTGAATGCAATGACACGGTGGCgatgacatttttcttcttcctctttcaaCACTTTTTTCGAAATAGTCCGCAGCAATGGCAGAAGTCACTGACTACACTTCCAATCCAAGCCATTTAGTCAGAAATTCTTTCTTCCTAGTACAGACTCCACCCTactctcttacacacacacaaccgtACCTTCATCATTTCTGTGTTCAATGATCCGAACGTAAGACAGTATGGTTGATAATCTGACTGAATAGAATAGTTGAGTGTATGAGTTTGAAGGGAGTTTCAGAAGGGAGTTTCAATCCCTTTCTGTCTGGAGACAGAATCCTTGGTGTAAAGTCCCCTTTGTTTCAGATCTTCTCTCTCAACCATGCATGGTAGCAGTTCTCACTACTGTCCTTAAGAGCTTATCTTTCACTGTAGCTGCTACTTCTCTGTCACAGGTCAAACTTGAAAGTCATCCCTAATCTGCCAGCACTCTCCTCTGCACCTCCTTaaatctctgtccatcactgtgACTGacttcatacttttttttttcaaaaattcaaTGACAATAGCAAACAAGGATGAGCCTAGACATGAGCAACAGACATTGATAAAATTGGCCTGTTGAAAGACGGCGTTAGCATCTGCTGTCAGAAATGGGTTAGGTTTTTTTTAGCAATGAAAACTGCGTTTTACTGGATTTGTTTGAAATTCACAAAGCAATGTAAACACACACCTGGTCCAAAACGGTACAATGGGGGCAAACAAGTGAGGGATCAGGAATGAAGTCATGGGAAGGTCAGTCAGGACC contains:
- the LOC128762811 gene encoding uncharacterized protein LOC128762811, which codes for MLILLGIFGAMASAVAGNNSWLKLDCTNDFEELMTCYFEADNCTKHSVSLQGNDGHKRCEAQRCSSGSCCCSFHINPIYGEHHQVSVWREREQLLQTKDISIKKSVKPRPPRNVSVTESNGIFQILWKNSGKESLLKSLRPQVLYRDGESQWENASCLLSTINQHSVCEMRGQGLKPSSRYWVRVRSVSSWSGLYSNWSQEVHFNSSASADVQLTWMVIGLSLSVVITIAATYWCYLQIRNRWWDSVGDCKNSSLFNLTARDHNLLNPERPVIVNLCAEPRSQISSWSQYSEKGGVGLPSPSSCSSTCSSGPSDTHSIGPVDVLARFQDALRKDLFGFNLKPQNEVPDVSRYGSYGVAMQEFNPGLVDVESRTYSIHPPNSWGPSHNMTGTSSEMIPFVHHDVGSTPSLFEGGDALTTSGHSHAQSQPTVCNNVFTVPHSDLLSPAEEGYQAFQTLMDRSSAPPVTEVQVNTTMSADHLLTQNSVQRPFLSLIHTANSPSVVLVSGYQSVPANSCV